CATCCGGGCCGAACTCGGTGAACATCTCCTGGGCGGCGGTGACGATGCGCTCCCGGTTGCGCAGGGCGTCGGCGCGGGGCCGGGTCACCTTCTTCTGCACAGTGGTCGCGGTCACGGTGTGCTCCTCGGGCAGGTGGTTGGCGATCCGGGGAGGCTTTCCCCGTTTCGCGCGGACACAGGTCTAAACGGGGAGACGCTCCCCGGTTATTTCAGGTTGAGGGAGAGTTTTCATGTGACCTGAGTCACAAGACCCGATCCGAGAAACCCACGTTCGGTCTCCTCCAGCGCGCGCCCCCGCATCCCTTCGACACAGGGTGATCGAAAGGGTGCAGCCCGTGGAACCGCGGCTGCCGTGGACGGAGAGGGCCGTGCATGCAGCAGACCAGCCGTCGGATACGTCCGCGCCGCCTGGCCGCCCTCGTGTCGGTGACCGCGCTGACGCTCGGGGTGTGCACCTCGGCCGGCACCGGACACCTCAGGGCGCTGCCCACGCCGGCCGGAGCCGGACCGATCGCGCTGGCCCGCAGCTCGGCCCACGGCCCCTGCATGATCCGCGGCACCGCCGCCGTCCAGATGTCGGAGGGCCTCCCGACCCCCGGCGGCTACTCCCGCTCCACCGGCACCGTCCGCGCCCTCACCCTGATGATCGACTTCTCGGACGCGCCCGGCCGCGGCAGGGCCCTTGACCGCTTCGACGAGTTCTTCCCGCAGACCCAGGACTGGTTCCGCACCAGCTCCTACGGCCGCCTCGACTACCGCGCCGAGACACCGATCCCCGGGTGGCTGCGCATGCCGAAGTCCTTCGCGTCCTACGGCATAGAGCGCGGCGCCCCCTTCGACCCCGGCTACCGGGACCTGGTCCAGGACATCGTGGCCGCCGCCGACCCGAAGGTGGACTTCCGGTCGTACGACTTCCTGAACGTGCTCGTCACCCCGAACGCCGGCCCCTCCGCGCTGGACACGGTCCTGTCGGTGACCTTCGCCGGCAACCCGGACGCCCCGGTCGCCGACGGCGTCCCGGTCGCCAACGCGTCCTTCGTCTACTCCCGCCAGGACGACGGCTCCGGCTCCTACGCGCGGACCGGCTACCGCGTCCTGCCCCACGAGAACGGCCATGTCTTCGGCCTGCCCGACCTCTACACGGCCAACGGCGGGGGCGCGGTCGGCCACTGGGACATCATGAGCGAGGACTGGGGCGCCAACAACGACCTCCTCGGCTGGCACAAGTGGAAGCTGGGCTGGCTGGACGCCTCCCAGGTCAGCTGTGTGACGACGCCGGGCACGACCGAGTACACGCTGACCCCGCTGGCCCGCGAGGGCGGCGCCAAGCTGCTCTTCGTCCCGGTCAGCGGGCGCACCGGATACGCCGTCGAGCTGCGTACCCGCGAGGGCAACGACGAGGCCGTGTGCCGGCCCGGCCTGCTGATCTACAAGGTCGATGCGGACGTGGACACCGGCATGGGACCGGTGACGGTCCACGACTCCGAGCGCGACTCCGGCGGCTGCACGCGCAGC
Above is a window of Streptomyces sp. NBC_00490 DNA encoding:
- a CDS encoding M6 family metalloprotease domain-containing protein; the encoded protein is MQQTSRRIRPRRLAALVSVTALTLGVCTSAGTGHLRALPTPAGAGPIALARSSAHGPCMIRGTAAVQMSEGLPTPGGYSRSTGTVRALTLMIDFSDAPGRGRALDRFDEFFPQTQDWFRTSSYGRLDYRAETPIPGWLRMPKSFASYGIERGAPFDPGYRDLVQDIVAAADPKVDFRSYDFLNVLVTPNAGPSALDTVLSVTFAGNPDAPVADGVPVANASFVYSRQDDGSGSYARTGYRVLPHENGHVFGLPDLYTANGGGAVGHWDIMSEDWGANNDLLGWHKWKLGWLDASQVSCVTTPGTTEYTLTPLAREGGAKLLFVPVSGRTGYAVELRTREGNDEAVCRPGLLIYKVDADVDTGMGPVTVHDSERDSGGCTRSPNVHAELSDAPFAPGEGFEDRRKGIRITVAGADLAGDYRVRVTRR